The Hymenobacter sp. GOD-10R genome includes a window with the following:
- a CDS encoding tetratricopeptide repeat protein, protein MEHVSSYHWSERILLLLRQGRAPQAEQELRRILQTDPTDALAHAWLGMCLLDQAKLEEGQAEAETAIHLAPEYDFAYYLLSLSHLRQHRQPAALVAIEHALALDPTDPNYYHTLGIIRFQRHQWQAALKAAETGLSYDPEHVDCLGLRARSLTRLGRRDEAADALGRALHHDPDDAGTHADAGWVALETGQAKPALEHFRQALRLSPTSDYAREGLVEALKTQYWVYRSFMRFAYWSSSLSDSARRGLFLGLFIFSRFFPLLLPLYLILVFMSWFADPLFNTLLRFNAYGHHALSATQVRQSTQFSALLGTGLLLLAAGFLTKVEPLNTLGLVAMGLLFPLVGTWRLAVPAQRQRSFWFGVSLAVLGLVAVGVRALHLGPPYENIFFGGYIIGTVLYVWFYALR, encoded by the coding sequence ATGGAACACGTTTCCTCGTATCATTGGTCCGAACGCATCTTGCTGCTGCTCCGCCAGGGCCGCGCCCCGCAGGCCGAGCAGGAATTGCGACGCATTCTGCAAACCGACCCAACCGATGCCCTAGCTCACGCTTGGCTCGGCATGTGTTTGCTCGACCAAGCGAAATTGGAGGAAGGCCAAGCCGAGGCAGAAACCGCCATTCACCTGGCACCCGAGTACGATTTTGCTTACTATCTGCTCAGCCTATCGCACCTGCGTCAGCATCGTCAACCAGCAGCTTTGGTCGCCATCGAACATGCACTAGCTCTCGACCCCACCGATCCAAACTATTATCATACCCTAGGTATTATTCGCTTCCAGCGTCATCAGTGGCAAGCGGCTCTGAAGGCTGCTGAAACCGGCCTCTCCTACGACCCTGAGCACGTTGACTGCCTAGGTTTGCGGGCTCGCTCCCTCACCCGCCTCGGTCGGCGTGATGAGGCTGCTGATGCCCTCGGCCGCGCCCTACACCACGACCCGGACGACGCCGGCACCCATGCCGACGCGGGCTGGGTAGCGCTAGAAACCGGTCAAGCCAAACCCGCTTTAGAGCACTTTCGACAGGCTTTGCGCCTCTCCCCTACCTCGGACTATGCTCGTGAAGGATTGGTCGAAGCACTCAAGACGCAGTACTGGGTGTACCGCAGCTTTATGCGCTTTGCCTATTGGTCCTCTTCGCTGAGTGACAGCGCACGTCGTGGACTCTTTTTGGGCCTATTTATCTTTTCGCGCTTTTTTCCGCTGCTGCTGCCGCTCTACCTCATATTGGTGTTTATGAGCTGGTTTGCCGATCCGCTGTTCAACACACTGTTGCGCTTCAACGCGTATGGTCACCATGCGCTGAGCGCCACACAAGTGCGGCAGTCAACGCAGTTTTCGGCACTATTGGGCACGGGGCTGCTACTGCTGGCAGCGGGCTTTCTGACCAAGGTAGAGCCTCTGAACACGCTAGGTCTTGTAGCAATGGGGCTACTTTTTCCGCTCGTTGGCACTTGGCGCTTGGCGGTGCCTGCGCAGCGGCAGCGCTCCTTTTGGTTTGGCGTAAGCTTGGCCGTACTTGGGCTCGTCGCGGTTGGTGTTAGGGCCCTGCACCTAGGCCCTCCTTACGAGAATATCTTCTTCGGTGGCTATATAATCGGTACGGTACTTTACGTTTGGTTTTACGCCTTGCGCTGA
- a CDS encoding sigma-70 family RNA polymerase sigma factor: MRTPPAPFAPSAPDLGMQQALRTDRERTLTQLYRQTFPLVRRHVLRHSGSAQDAQDVFHDALIIFYEKAVHGSLTLTAAPSTYLVSVCRNLWHRELARRSRQPSAELHEDHLDFTEPIAAEPETATASGAELVLDYVEKLGTKCRSILVSFYYFNEPLEQIAATHQYSSVRSATVQKFKCLERLRNAVRKVATSIFAHQDHAA, from the coding sequence ATGAGAACTCCACCTGCTCCATTCGCCCCGTCCGCGCCTGATCTAGGTATGCAGCAAGCCCTGCGCACCGACCGTGAGCGGACGCTCACGCAGCTGTATCGCCAAACTTTTCCCTTGGTGCGGCGGCATGTGCTACGGCACAGCGGTTCTGCCCAAGATGCACAAGATGTCTTTCACGACGCGCTCATCATCTTTTATGAGAAAGCGGTGCATGGCTCTTTGACCTTAACGGCTGCTCCGAGCACTTATCTGGTAAGCGTCTGCCGCAACCTCTGGCATCGGGAGCTAGCCCGCCGCAGCCGCCAACCCAGCGCTGAGCTACACGAAGACCACCTCGACTTTACTGAACCGATAGCCGCTGAGCCCGAAACGGCTACTGCCTCCGGGGCAGAGCTGGTACTAGATTATGTGGAAAAGCTAGGTACGAAGTGTAGGAGCATCCTGGTCTCTTTTTACTACTTCAACGAGCCGTTGGAGCAAATTGCGGCTACTCACCAGTACAGCAGCGTACGCTCGGCCACGGTGCAGAAATTCAAGTGCTTAGAACGCCTGCGCAATGCCGTGCGCAAAGTTGCCACCTCCATATTTGCCCACCAAGACCATGCGGCCTGA
- a CDS encoding ATP-dependent Clp protease proteolytic subunit, with protein MLTKQEFRKFAVHGQGLSGLGVDQYLRRLESQAYPLVTAMTRSVIEERPTRFAEIDVFSRLIMDRIIFLGTAVDDQIANVITAQLLFLESVDAQKDILLYVNSPGGSVYAGLGIYDTMQYIGPDVATICTGVALSMGAVLLAGGAAGKRSALPHARVMIHQPSGGAQGPSADIEITAREILKLRAELYNILAHHTGKTYQEIHDHSDRDYWLRADEAKAYGLIDEVLERKDMPPLA; from the coding sequence ATGCTCACCAAACAAGAATTTCGCAAGTTCGCCGTGCACGGTCAGGGCTTGAGTGGCTTAGGAGTAGATCAGTATTTGCGCCGCTTAGAGAGCCAAGCATACCCCTTAGTTACGGCCATGACCCGTTCGGTTATCGAGGAACGCCCTACACGCTTCGCCGAAATCGACGTGTTTTCGCGCCTGATCATGGACCGGATTATCTTCCTGGGAACGGCCGTGGACGACCAGATTGCCAACGTCATTACGGCCCAGCTCTTATTTTTGGAATCAGTTGACGCGCAAAAGGATATTCTACTATATGTCAACTCGCCGGGTGGCTCGGTGTACGCGGGCCTAGGTATCTACGACACGATGCAGTACATCGGGCCCGACGTGGCTACTATTTGCACGGGCGTGGCGTTGTCGATGGGTGCGGTACTGCTGGCTGGCGGTGCCGCCGGCAAACGCTCCGCTTTGCCCCACGCCCGCGTGATGATTCACCAGCCATCCGGTGGCGCTCAGGGCCCGTCCGCCGACATTGAAATCACGGCGCGCGAGATTCTGAAGCTTCGGGCCGAACTGTACAACATCCTAGCTCACCACACTGGCAAAACCTACCAGGAGATTCACGACCACTCCGACCGTGATTATTGGCTTCGGGCCGATGAAGCCAAAGCATATGGCCTAATCGATGAAGTGCTGGAGCGCAAGGACATGCCGCCGCTAGCCTAG
- a CDS encoding ammonium transporter, producing MSSSSTGFRPGLSLFALLACLGLGAVAAFVPANHPAAAPGTINGADVAWMLTATAFVLIMTPGLSFFYGGMVRPKNVISTMLQSFVAMGVITLVFYFVGFSLAYGDSWHGLIGNPFTFAMLRNVGTATHPLLSPTIPLILFFAFQLKFAIITPALITGSFAERVRFKGYLAFMVLFCLFIYCPLAHWTWHPEGFLRKWGVLDFAGGTVVHISAGIAALAGAMVLGPRVAQGRNTSFSTPNVPYVLLGTGLLWMGWFGFNSGSALGANELAALSFANTNLASAAALVMWLLIEVARGGKPTAMGACIGAVVGLVAITPAAGYVDYGQSVLIGMVASLISAAAVHWKNSRTNIDDTLDVFPCHGLGGIVGMILTGVFAKDGGLVHGTTTLFSYHMLGLVIVIAYCFVGAWVLLKVTDKLFGLRVKQSEEELGLDLSQHEESTYHVDEEFEKTYRKEKDTVAERVEQIA from the coding sequence ATGTCTAGTTCTTCCACTGGCTTCCGGCCTGGTCTGAGTTTGTTTGCGCTCCTTGCTTGCTTAGGGCTCGGAGCCGTAGCGGCCTTCGTGCCGGCTAATCACCCAGCAGCAGCACCCGGCACCATCAATGGCGCCGATGTGGCTTGGATGCTAACGGCTACGGCCTTCGTCCTGATCATGACGCCCGGCTTGTCGTTCTTTTACGGAGGCATGGTGCGGCCCAAGAATGTGATTTCGACCATGCTGCAAAGCTTCGTAGCGATGGGGGTAATCACCTTAGTGTTCTACTTTGTGGGCTTCTCGCTGGCGTATGGCGACAGCTGGCACGGGCTGATTGGCAATCCGTTCACGTTCGCCATGCTGCGCAACGTGGGTACGGCCACGCACCCGCTGCTTTCGCCCACGATTCCGTTGATTCTATTCTTCGCTTTCCAGCTGAAGTTTGCCATTATCACGCCGGCCCTCATCACCGGTTCTTTTGCCGAGCGAGTACGATTTAAGGGCTACCTAGCCTTTATGGTGCTGTTTTGCCTGTTCATCTACTGCCCACTGGCCCACTGGACGTGGCACCCTGAAGGCTTCCTGCGCAAGTGGGGCGTCCTCGACTTTGCTGGCGGCACGGTAGTGCACATTTCGGCAGGCATCGCCGCCCTAGCTGGTGCCATGGTGCTAGGACCCCGTGTGGCACAAGGCCGCAACACGTCTTTCTCGACGCCTAACGTGCCGTACGTGCTTCTCGGAACGGGCCTTTTGTGGATGGGTTGGTTTGGCTTCAACTCGGGTTCGGCTCTAGGAGCCAATGAATTAGCGGCCCTTTCTTTCGCCAATACTAACCTAGCTTCGGCGGCGGCGCTCGTGATGTGGTTGCTGATTGAAGTGGCTCGCGGGGGCAAACCTACGGCGATGGGCGCTTGCATTGGGGCAGTGGTAGGCTTGGTAGCCATCACGCCCGCCGCCGGCTACGTCGACTACGGTCAGAGCGTGCTGATTGGTATGGTAGCGTCGTTGATTAGCGCCGCGGCCGTACACTGGAAAAACAGCCGCACTAACATCGACGATACGCTTGATGTGTTTCCTTGCCACGGCCTAGGTGGCATTGTGGGTATGATTCTGACGGGCGTGTTCGCCAAAGATGGTGGCCTCGTGCATGGTACTACCACGCTGTTCAGCTACCACATGCTCGGGCTGGTGATTGTCATTGCCTACTGCTTCGTTGGCGCCTGGGTCCTACTAAAAGTAACCGACAAGCTATTCGGCTTGCGTGTGAAGCAATCGGAAGAAGAGCTAGGCCTCGACCTGAGCCAGCACGAAGAATCGACTTACCATGTGGATGAGGAGTTTGAAAAAACCTACCGCAAGGAGAAGGACACCGTAGCCGAGCGCGTTGAGCAAATTGCTTAA
- a CDS encoding alpha/beta hydrolase → MKLTILLVPGLGNSGPQHWQSIWATLYHHPRVEQQEWDHPRCADWVQGLNEAIQRAESPVVLVAHSLACSTIGHWAHQYPTEAVVGALLVAPADTERPDFPAEATGFAPMPQQRLPFASLVVASTNDEYVSIARAQAFAAAWGSEFVDVGAQGHLNVASNLGNWPTGYALLQKLLQQV, encoded by the coding sequence ATGAAACTAACCATCTTGCTTGTGCCTGGCTTGGGCAACTCAGGGCCGCAGCACTGGCAGAGCATCTGGGCGACGCTTTATCACCATCCGCGCGTGGAGCAGCAGGAGTGGGACCACCCTAGGTGCGCCGACTGGGTACAAGGACTGAACGAGGCAATTCAGCGCGCCGAGTCACCGGTGGTGTTAGTAGCCCATAGCTTGGCGTGCAGCACCATCGGGCACTGGGCCCATCAGTACCCGACTGAGGCAGTCGTTGGTGCGCTGCTCGTAGCCCCCGCCGACACCGAACGCCCCGATTTCCCGGCTGAAGCCACGGGCTTTGCGCCCATGCCCCAGCAGCGTCTACCATTTGCGAGCCTTGTAGTGGCTTCTACCAACGATGAGTACGTGTCCATAGCACGTGCTCAGGCGTTTGCGGCGGCTTGGGGTAGCGAGTTTGTTGATGTTGGGGCGCAAGGCCACCTCAATGTCGCTTCAAACCTAGGTAACTGGCCCACTGGCTATGCCTTACTGCAAAAGCTGCTACAGCAGGTATAG
- a CDS encoding M28 family peptidase codes for MTKRKLFAAVCTLMLLAGAELHAQGPSLPASFQAPLTMTAASQTRLHADVKFLTSLQPARNYQNLASLNKAADYIHAELEKLGCPVQEQKFKVRGHEYRNIIASFGPPAAERLIVGAHYDVCGDQPGADDNASAVAGLLETARLLQAQAPALKHRIDFVAYSLEEPPFFATDDMGSAVHAKSLHAEKVPVRAMICYEMIGYFRDEPGSQNFPDPRLAALYPNTGNFITVVGKQGQEAFTQQVKTLMKAHGKIDVQSINLPASQGLAGLSDHRNYWHYGYEAVMISDTSFLRNPHYHERTDTIETLDFKRMAEVVNGVYGAIVGL; via the coding sequence ATGACAAAACGCAAATTATTTGCCGCCGTATGCACGCTGATGTTGCTGGCAGGCGCCGAGTTGCATGCACAAGGACCTAGCCTGCCTGCTAGCTTTCAAGCGCCACTAACCATGACTGCTGCCAGCCAAACCCGTCTGCACGCGGATGTGAAGTTCCTGACTTCGCTCCAGCCCGCTCGCAATTACCAGAACCTAGCTTCGCTCAACAAAGCCGCCGACTACATTCACGCCGAACTTGAAAAGCTAGGCTGCCCGGTGCAAGAGCAGAAGTTTAAGGTGAGAGGGCACGAGTACCGCAACATCATTGCTTCCTTCGGGCCGCCTGCTGCGGAACGCCTCATTGTGGGGGCGCACTACGATGTGTGCGGCGACCAGCCTGGCGCCGACGACAATGCCAGCGCCGTAGCGGGTTTGCTCGAAACAGCCCGGCTGCTGCAAGCCCAAGCGCCTGCGCTCAAGCACCGCATCGATTTTGTGGCTTATTCTCTCGAAGAGCCGCCTTTTTTCGCTACCGACGACATGGGCAGCGCCGTGCACGCTAAGTCGCTGCACGCGGAAAAGGTACCCGTGCGCGCCATGATCTGCTACGAGATGATCGGCTACTTCCGCGACGAGCCCGGCTCTCAGAACTTTCCCGATCCGCGACTAGCGGCGTTGTATCCTAATACCGGCAACTTTATTACGGTAGTTGGCAAACAGGGCCAAGAAGCATTCACCCAGCAAGTCAAAACGCTGATGAAAGCGCACGGCAAGATCGACGTGCAAAGTATCAACTTGCCCGCCTCACAAGGCTTGGCTGGACTGTCAGACCACCGCAACTATTGGCACTATGGCTACGAAGCCGTGATGATCAGCGACACGTCCTTTCTGCGCAACCCTCATTACCACGAACGCACCGACACCATCGAGACGCTCGATTTCAAGCGTATGGCGGAAGTCGTGAACGGAGTTTATGGTGCCATCGTAGGGCTGTGA
- a CDS encoding threonine synthase encodes MTICAETSSRITNLECSVCGAPHSAFKLQRLSICHGMPLIARYDLQDPLPKASIHFVEGSMWRYRELLPLLDDENRVSLGEGFTPIITLQNLANRYNLRSLLLKDEGKNPTGSFKARGLSMAISKAKELGVQGCIIPTAGNAGVAMAAYCAKAGMRAVVAMPRHTPKAFKEECYWYGAEVHLIDGLINDCAAWVRETNADNHLLDVSTLKEPYRIEGKKTMGYEIAEQLGWHLPDVLLYPAGGGTGLIGIWKAFHEMQALGWLSADVKLPRMVAVQAENCQPLVETFLGRQANSQQYNGRPTIANGLAVPRPIGEPLMLDVLRESHGTAVSISEDEMLQGMRELGKQEGLFVAPEGAAVWMAARQLLASGWISADEQILLLNTGSGQKYLENVEGRYDQ; translated from the coding sequence ATGACCATCTGCGCCGAAACTTCTAGTCGAATCACAAACCTTGAGTGCTCGGTTTGTGGCGCTCCTCATTCTGCATTTAAGCTACAGCGCCTATCGATATGCCACGGTATGCCGCTCATTGCCCGCTACGATTTGCAAGATCCGCTGCCAAAAGCGAGCATTCACTTCGTAGAAGGCAGCATGTGGCGCTACCGCGAGTTGCTGCCGCTGCTCGATGATGAAAACCGGGTCAGCCTTGGAGAGGGATTTACGCCCATTATCACGCTGCAAAACCTAGCCAACCGTTATAACCTTCGCTCGCTCCTGCTGAAGGACGAGGGCAAGAACCCAACGGGCTCGTTCAAAGCGCGGGGCCTGAGCATGGCCATTTCCAAAGCCAAAGAGCTAGGGGTACAAGGCTGTATTATCCCGACGGCTGGCAATGCGGGCGTAGCCATGGCTGCGTACTGCGCCAAAGCTGGCATGCGCGCTGTGGTAGCCATGCCGCGCCACACCCCCAAAGCCTTCAAAGAAGAGTGCTACTGGTATGGCGCCGAAGTGCATCTCATCGATGGCCTCATCAACGACTGCGCCGCTTGGGTGCGCGAAACCAACGCCGACAATCACCTGTTGGACGTATCGACGCTGAAAGAACCCTATCGGATAGAAGGGAAGAAAACGATGGGCTACGAAATTGCCGAGCAGCTAGGCTGGCACTTGCCCGACGTACTGCTGTATCCCGCTGGTGGTGGCACCGGCCTGATTGGCATCTGGAAGGCTTTTCACGAAATGCAGGCGCTTGGTTGGTTGTCGGCCGATGTGAAGCTGCCGCGCATGGTAGCTGTGCAAGCCGAAAACTGTCAGCCATTGGTGGAAACATTCCTAGGCCGGCAGGCTAATTCGCAGCAGTACAACGGTCGCCCCACCATTGCCAACGGCTTGGCCGTGCCGCGCCCTATCGGCGAGCCGCTGATGCTGGACGTGTTGCGCGAGTCGCATGGCACGGCCGTGAGTATTAGCGAAGACGAGATGCTACAAGGTATGCGCGAGCTAGGTAAGCAGGAGGGTTTGTTTGTAGCGCCCGAAGGCGCTGCGGTTTGGATGGCTGCGCGCCAGTTGCTGGCGAGCGGTTGGATTAGTGCCGATGAGCAGATCTTGTTGCTCAACACCGGTTCCGGACAGAAGTACTTAGAGAACGTGGAAGGTCGCTACGATCAGTAA
- a CDS encoding LysR family transcriptional regulator, whose protein sequence is MLSHKHEIFLEVARQLSFTKASQTLFTSQSAVSKQVKALEEYYKIGLFERLGNSVSLTPAGKLLYDKLLLAKQLQHELHQEFASISTSFSPQIQMMIGASTTISLYVLPPVLSAYLQQNPNTQLTLRNRNSENILKALIEHEIDLGIIEGINKVSNVTYTPFLTDDVVAVRSARNPLVKAELDIKDLYETPLALREYGSGTLAVLEEALERQQVKLVDLPVKVRLGGTEALKNFVRVDTCLAFLPRQAVVKELESGELVEVRIRNLKLTRQFNFIQRKGTENNQPYHDFVRYTKRWYSGKE, encoded by the coding sequence ATGCTTTCCCACAAACACGAAATCTTTCTGGAAGTCGCGCGGCAGCTGAGCTTTACCAAGGCCAGCCAAACGCTATTTACGAGCCAATCGGCGGTGAGCAAGCAGGTGAAAGCACTGGAAGAGTATTATAAGATCGGCTTGTTTGAACGGCTTGGTAATAGTGTGTCGCTCACGCCGGCCGGCAAGTTGCTGTATGATAAATTGCTGTTAGCGAAGCAGCTGCAACACGAATTGCACCAGGAGTTTGCCAGCATCAGTACCAGCTTCTCGCCTCAAATACAGATGATGATTGGGGCGAGCACGACCATTTCGCTGTACGTATTGCCGCCGGTATTGTCGGCGTACTTGCAGCAAAATCCGAACACGCAACTCACGCTTCGCAACCGCAACAGCGAGAATATTCTGAAGGCGCTGATTGAGCACGAAATAGACCTAGGTATTATTGAGGGCATCAACAAAGTCAGCAACGTGACTTACACGCCCTTCCTCACCGATGATGTAGTGGCGGTGCGCTCAGCCCGCAACCCGCTGGTGAAAGCAGAGTTAGATATTAAAGACCTTTACGAAACGCCGCTCGCTTTGCGGGAATACGGCTCTGGCACGCTAGCGGTATTGGAAGAAGCCCTGGAGCGGCAACAGGTCAAGCTAGTGGACTTGCCCGTGAAAGTGAGGCTAGGGGGGACCGAGGCTCTGAAGAATTTTGTGCGCGTAGACACCTGCCTGGCCTTTCTGCCGCGGCAGGCTGTGGTGAAGGAATTAGAGTCGGGCGAACTGGTGGAAGTACGTATTCGCAATCTGAAACTTACGCGCCAGTTCAACTTCATTCAGCGGAAGGGTACGGAGAACAACCAACCTTACCATGACTTTGTGCGGTATACGAAACGTTGGTATTCCGGAAAGGAATAG
- a CDS encoding SulP family inorganic anion transporter, giving the protein MSFIENLTRGASLKDEVLAGLTTALALVPEVVAFALLAHVSPLVGISSACIICLITSLFGGRPGMISGAAGSVAVVIVSLVEQHGVEYLSAAVALMGVIQIAIGLLRFGKFIRLVPQSVVFGFVNGLALIIFMAQLEQFKVVDTTGATHWLSGSSLYLMLGLVALTMAIIVLLPRVTKAVPPSLVAILIVSGLVIFGNLPTKSVGDIASIAGGLPQPHLPQIPFTWQTLSIIFPYSLIMALVGLTESLLTLTVVDEITETRGRGNKDCVAQGLANITSGFFGGMGGCAMIGQTMVNIESRGRQRLSGVVAAVALLLFVVVGSSLIERLPLAALVGVMFMVVIATFEWASLRIIGKMPLTDVVVMVLVTLITAISQNLALAVLIGVVISALAFAWENAVRIRARKFVDEQGIKHYEIFGPLFFGSVAAFNEKFDLAHDPQEVIIDFRESRVADLSAIEALNKLTERYHKSGKKLHLRHLSPDSRRLLANAQALIDVNYWEDPTYKVSVDAME; this is encoded by the coding sequence ATGTCTTTTATTGAAAATTTAACTCGGGGCGCTAGCCTCAAGGATGAAGTATTAGCGGGCCTCACTACGGCCCTCGCCCTCGTACCCGAGGTAGTAGCCTTCGCACTGCTCGCCCACGTCAGTCCGCTCGTGGGCATCAGTTCAGCTTGTATTATCTGCCTAATCACAAGCCTTTTTGGCGGCCGACCGGGTATGATTTCTGGCGCGGCCGGCTCCGTAGCCGTGGTTATCGTGAGCTTGGTAGAGCAGCACGGCGTGGAATACCTATCCGCCGCCGTCGCGCTGATGGGCGTTATTCAGATAGCCATTGGCTTACTGCGGTTTGGCAAGTTCATCCGGCTGGTGCCGCAATCGGTAGTGTTTGGGTTCGTGAATGGGCTGGCGCTCATCATCTTCATGGCGCAGCTAGAGCAGTTTAAGGTGGTTGATACGACGGGCGCTACGCATTGGCTCAGCGGCTCTTCTTTGTACCTGATGCTAGGTCTGGTGGCGCTCACCATGGCCATTATCGTTTTGCTACCTAGGGTCACGAAGGCCGTACCGCCTTCGCTAGTGGCTATTTTGATTGTGTCGGGGCTGGTTATTTTCGGCAACTTACCCACCAAGTCGGTCGGCGACATTGCTTCTATTGCGGGCGGATTGCCGCAGCCGCATCTGCCACAAATACCGTTTACCTGGCAGACGCTCAGCATCATTTTTCCTTATTCGCTCATCATGGCGTTGGTGGGCCTCACCGAAAGCTTGCTCACCCTGACCGTAGTAGATGAAATCACGGAGACGCGTGGCCGCGGCAACAAAGATTGCGTGGCTCAAGGCCTAGCCAATATCACTTCTGGCTTCTTTGGCGGCATGGGCGGCTGCGCCATGATCGGGCAGACAATGGTCAACATCGAGTCGCGGGGGCGGCAGCGGCTGTCGGGCGTGGTGGCGGCGGTGGCGTTGTTGCTGTTTGTGGTAGTGGGCTCATCATTGATCGAGCGGCTACCGCTGGCGGCGCTGGTGGGCGTAATGTTCATGGTGGTCATTGCCACCTTCGAGTGGGCTAGCCTGCGCATCATCGGCAAAATGCCGCTTACAGATGTCGTTGTGATGGTGCTGGTGACGCTCATCACGGCCATTTCCCAAAACCTAGCCTTGGCCGTGCTCATCGGCGTGGTTATTTCGGCGCTGGCGTTTGCTTGGGAAAATGCCGTCCGCATCCGGGCCCGCAAGTTCGTAGACGAGCAAGGCATTAAGCATTACGAAATCTTCGGCCCGCTCTTTTTCGGGTCAGTAGCCGCGTTCAACGAGAAGTTCGACCTAGCTCATGACCCGCAAGAAGTTATCATCGATTTCCGCGAGAGTCGTGTGGCTGATCTGTCCGCCATTGAAGCCTTGAACAAGCTCACGGAGCGCTACCACAAGAGCGGCAAGAAGCTGCACCTGCGCCACCTCAGCCCCGATTCGCGCCGCTTGCTCGCCAATGCCCAAGCGCTAATCGACGTGAACTATTGGGAAGACCCGACTTATAAAGTTTCGGTGGATGCTATGGAGTAG
- the blaOXA gene encoding class D beta-lactamase, whose translation MRSCLLLLLFLASFAVTAQRVVPRDFKKYFDEQGVQGSFLLFDAQANQYTAYNETRCRQGFLPASTFKIPNTLIGLETGALRDTSEICRWDDVTREVAAWNADMTYAQALRVSCVPCYQELARRIGAKTYNLWLPRLRFGRMLVTTATVDTFWLAGASRITQFEQVDFLRRLQANKLPVAVRNQEAVKALLVLNKGSNWTLRGKTGWTGYSRGNAPKTHNGWFVGWLEQEGRLYFFALNMEPKNNGPATEKFVQGRRLITEKILRQEFSLMP comes from the coding sequence ATGCGCTCCTGCCTTCTACTGTTGCTTTTCCTGGCTTCCTTCGCGGTAACGGCCCAACGTGTTGTGCCGCGCGACTTCAAAAAGTATTTCGATGAGCAGGGTGTGCAGGGTTCCTTTTTGCTCTTCGACGCGCAAGCCAACCAGTACACCGCTTATAATGAAACGCGCTGCCGCCAAGGCTTTTTACCTGCTTCTACTTTCAAAATTCCCAACACGCTGATCGGCCTAGAAACCGGTGCGCTGCGTGACACCAGCGAGATTTGCCGCTGGGATGACGTGACGCGGGAGGTAGCCGCTTGGAACGCCGACATGACCTACGCCCAGGCTCTGCGCGTATCGTGCGTGCCGTGCTACCAGGAACTGGCGCGCCGCATTGGGGCGAAGACGTACAACCTGTGGCTACCTAGGTTGCGGTTTGGGCGCATGCTTGTCACGACGGCAACGGTCGATACGTTTTGGCTGGCAGGGGCATCCCGGATTACGCAGTTTGAGCAAGTCGATTTCCTGCGCCGCTTGCAGGCTAATAAGTTGCCGGTGGCCGTGCGCAACCAAGAAGCTGTGAAGGCGCTATTGGTGCTAAACAAAGGCAGCAACTGGACGTTGCGGGGCAAAACCGGCTGGACGGGCTACTCGCGCGGCAACGCTCCAAAGACCCACAACGGCTGGTTTGTGGGTTGGCTGGAGCAAGAGGGGCGCCTGTATTTCTTCGCTCTGAACATGGAGCCCAAAAACAACGGCCCCGCCACGGAAAAATTCGTGCAGGGCCGCCGGCTGATTACAGAAAAGATTTTGCGTCAGGAGTTTAGCCTGATGCCGTGA